The Micromonospora sp. WMMD961 genome has a segment encoding these proteins:
- the yajC gene encoding preprotein translocase subunit YajC gives MGRSVTVHYAAAGGGAGGITPILMIALLFGVMYFMMIRPQQKRRKEAEAMQSGLGPGDEVVTIGGLYGTVTGIEDDTVLIEVAPGVQTRYARPAIARVVTRAELPSEPVAEDADTAKD, from the coding sequence ATGGGAAGGTCAGTAACCGTGCATTACGCAGCAGCGGGTGGCGGGGCCGGCGGTATCACGCCGATCCTGATGATCGCCCTGCTCTTCGGTGTCATGTACTTCATGATGATCCGGCCCCAGCAGAAGCGCCGCAAGGAAGCGGAGGCGATGCAGTCCGGCCTCGGCCCCGGCGACGAGGTCGTGACCATCGGTGGGCTCTACGGCACGGTCACCGGCATCGAGGACGACACCGTCCTGATCGAGGTCGCACCGGGCGTGCAGACCCGCTACGCCCGTCCGGCCATCGCCCGGGTCGTCACCCGCGCGGAGCTGCCGAGCGAGCCGGTCGCCGAGGACGCGGACACCGCCAAGGACTGA
- the secD gene encoding protein translocase subunit SecD has protein sequence MAPPQGQMRPGRQLAVLGFIFVVLYLLVFFSGASGSLKDRLEPRLGLDLIGGTRVTLEATNTVDGKPPTAENLEEARQIIESRVNAFGVAEAEVVTEGNRNIVISLPGENRDLTDVGSAAELRFRKVLKAADGSGTAAVPPPAATPVPSGSAVPTPSGSVAPTPSGSGAPKATSSPSGGQGGMAPASPSATPTPSASASPTAAATPTASASTEPVPASIEEQRKAVEQKVGAASWQAANGLQAPADLASDPSLADKLKPFGTLTPQEVAVLPAQMQFNVPTIGCEQLDKRPPASISDPKQQVVSCEDGASKYLLDQAKVLGTDVSDADAVLDQTNAWVVSLDFTGDGQGKWTALTREAFNNEGQACDATALGQEGKCRVAVVLDNEIVSSPEIQGVLTSNSQITGTFTQKDASTLAGQLRYGALPVTFEQQEAQNVTATLGASHLRAGLLAAGIGMLLVIVYAFFYYRLLGSVIFLSLILSALLVFGALVVLGRQIGFTLTLAGIAGMIVSLGVAADSFVIYFERLKDEIREGRSPRSAVPRAWIRARRTIISANAITLLSAVVLYVVSVGTVKGFAFALGLATVLDLVVVFLFRHPIMTMFARTRAFLSPRVSGLGRALPARNQPTQPRNPRAKEA, from the coding sequence GTGGCACCACCTCAGGGACAGATGCGCCCCGGGCGGCAGCTCGCCGTGCTCGGGTTCATCTTCGTCGTCCTCTATCTTTTGGTGTTCTTCTCGGGTGCCAGCGGCAGCCTGAAGGACCGGCTCGAGCCCCGGCTCGGTCTGGACCTCATCGGCGGGACCCGGGTGACGCTGGAGGCGACCAACACCGTCGACGGCAAGCCTCCGACGGCGGAGAACCTCGAGGAGGCCCGCCAGATCATCGAGAGCCGCGTCAACGCGTTCGGCGTGGCCGAGGCCGAGGTGGTCACCGAGGGCAACCGGAACATCGTCATCTCCCTGCCCGGTGAGAACCGGGACCTGACCGACGTGGGCAGCGCCGCCGAGTTGCGCTTCCGCAAGGTGCTCAAGGCCGCCGACGGCAGCGGGACGGCCGCCGTGCCGCCGCCGGCCGCCACGCCGGTTCCGTCCGGCAGCGCCGTGCCGACCCCGTCCGGCAGCGTGGCCCCGACCCCGTCGGGCAGCGGAGCGCCGAAGGCGACCTCCTCGCCCAGCGGCGGTCAGGGCGGGATGGCCCCGGCCTCGCCGAGCGCCACGCCGACCCCGTCGGCGTCCGCCTCACCGACTGCCGCCGCCACCCCCACGGCGAGCGCCAGCACCGAGCCGGTGCCGGCCAGCATCGAGGAGCAGCGCAAGGCCGTCGAGCAGAAGGTGGGCGCGGCGTCCTGGCAGGCCGCCAACGGTCTGCAGGCCCCGGCCGACCTCGCGTCGGACCCGTCGCTGGCCGACAAGCTCAAGCCGTTCGGCACGCTGACGCCGCAAGAGGTGGCCGTGCTGCCGGCGCAGATGCAGTTCAACGTGCCGACGATCGGCTGCGAGCAGCTCGACAAGCGCCCCCCGGCGTCGATCTCCGACCCGAAGCAGCAGGTGGTCTCCTGTGAGGACGGCGCGTCGAAGTACCTGCTCGACCAGGCCAAGGTGCTCGGCACCGACGTGTCCGACGCCGACGCGGTGCTCGACCAGACCAACGCCTGGGTGGTCAGCCTGGACTTCACGGGCGATGGCCAGGGCAAGTGGACCGCGCTGACCCGTGAGGCGTTCAACAACGAGGGCCAGGCCTGCGACGCGACCGCCCTGGGCCAGGAGGGCAAGTGCCGGGTGGCCGTCGTGCTGGACAACGAGATCGTCTCCTCCCCGGAGATCCAGGGCGTGCTGACCAGCAACTCCCAGATCACCGGCACCTTCACCCAGAAGGACGCCAGCACCCTTGCCGGTCAGCTCCGCTACGGCGCGCTGCCGGTGACCTTCGAGCAGCAGGAGGCGCAGAACGTCACCGCCACGCTGGGCGCCAGCCACCTGCGCGCTGGTCTGCTCGCGGCCGGTATCGGCATGCTGCTGGTCATCGTCTACGCGTTCTTCTACTACCGGCTGCTCGGCTCGGTGATCTTCCTGAGCCTCATCCTCTCCGCGCTGCTGGTCTTCGGCGCGCTGGTGGTACTGGGCCGGCAGATCGGCTTCACCCTCACCCTCGCCGGCATCGCCGGCATGATCGTCTCACTCGGTGTGGCGGCGGACTCGTTCGTCATCTACTTCGAACGACTGAAAGACGAGATCCGGGAGGGGCGTAGCCCACGCAGCGCGGTCCCCCGCGCCTGGATCCGGGCGCGCCGCACGATCATCTCGGCCAACGCGATCACCCTGCTCTCCGCGGTGGTGCTCTACGTGGTCTCGGTGGGCACGGTCAAGGGCTTCGCGTTCGCGCTCGGCCTGGCCACCGTGCTGGACCTCGTGGTGGTCTTCCTCTTCCGGCACCCGATCATGACGATGTTCGCCCGGACCCGGGCGTTCCTGTCCCCGCGGGTCAGCGGTCTGGGCCGGGCACTTCCGGCCCGCAACCAGCCGACTCAGCCCCGCAACCCGCGCGCCAAGGAGGCCTGA